CAACTTGTGACTGAAGCACCAGTTCTCCTATACTATGATCCATGTAAAGAGATAACGCTAACTGTTGATGCTTCTACAGGACTTGGAGCAGCATTGATCCAAGATGGACAGCCGATTGCCTATGCCTCGCGTGCGTTAACAGAAACACAACAGAGGTACGCCCaaatagaaaaagaaacatTGGCAATAGTATTTGGATGTACGAAATATCACCAATTTATATTTGGTCGAGAGGTCACAATCGAATCAGATCACAAACCAATACAAGCGATATTCTGAAAACCACTCAACCGTGCTCCATCAAGACTACAGAGACTGTTGTTGACATTACAGAAATATACTCTGAATGTTGTGTATAAGCCAGGGAAGACCATGTATCTTGCCGATGCATTGAGTTGGAGCTACCTAAAGGAGACCAGATCTAGAGAGAACCTTGTTCCAGGTATTGATATTGAAGTAAACCAGATTGTGTCATACTTTCCAATTTCACAAGAGAAATATCAAGAGTTCAAACGCGAGACCTCAAAAGATGAAGCATTGTCACAACTCAGAGAAATTATCATCAATGGATGGCCAGAGAATAAACATGAAATACCAGAGACAGCTCACCATTATTGGCCATTCAGAGACGAGCTATCATTTATAGATGGCCTACTGTTCAAGAGCCATACTATCATTGTTCCCAGAACATTACGTTGTGAAATACTCAAAACAATCCATAGTTCTCACCTTGGAATCGTAAAATGTAAATCGCGGGCACGCGAATTATTGTACTGGCCGGGGATGAGTTCTGAAATAGAGGACACAGTGTCAAAATGTTCAACATGTGCCACTAACTCTAGAAAAAATCCAAAAGAGCCATTATTAATGACGGAAAATCCGAACAGGCCATGGTCTGTTATTTCCGCTGACATATTTGAATTTCAAGGACATAACTATTTGGTCACGATTGACCATTATTCAAAGTGGCCGGAGTTGTCCAAATTAGACGATATGAGTAGCAAGAACACTATGTTATATCTCAAAAGCCAAAT
The sequence above is drawn from the Pecten maximus chromosome 9, xPecMax1.1, whole genome shotgun sequence genome and encodes:
- the LOC117333959 gene encoding uncharacterized protein K02A2.6-like — translated: MVMFNLAGEVPRIDWNSEDLETEWKTFKQHVESMLTGPLKGLGAALIQDGQPIAYASRALTETQQRYAQIEKETLAIKYTLNVVYKPGKTMYLADALSWSYLKETRSRENLVPGIDIEVNQIVSYFPISQEKYQEFKRETSKDEALSQLREIIINGWPENKHEIPETAHHYWPFRDELSFIDGLLFKSHTIIVPRTLRCEILKTIHSSHLGIVKCKSRARELLYWPGMSSEIEDTVSKCSTCATNSRKNPKEPLLMTENPNRPWSVISADIFEFQGHNYLVTIDHYSKWPELSKLDDMSSKNTMLYLKSQMSRYGIPDKLITDNGPQFANEEFKKFSKTYGYEHTTSSPR